Proteins encoded within one genomic window of Flavobacterium oreochromis:
- a CDS encoding ABC transporter ATP-binding protein, giving the protein MIEVNNVKKSFGDQMVLKGISTTLEAGKTNLIIGQSGSGKTVFLKSLLGIHKVDSGTISFDGRIYEEMSDNDRRDLRTEIGMVFQGSALFDSMTVEENIGFPLKMFSNKSKKEIKERVDFVIERVKLVNAHHKKPSEISGGMQKRVAIARAIVNNPKYLFCDEPNSGLDPKTAIVIDNLIQEITKEYNITTVINTHDMNSVMEIGDKIVFLKNGLKAWEGDKTQIFKTDNEAVTDFVYSSELFKKVREAVLKEEL; this is encoded by the coding sequence ATGATAGAAGTCAATAATGTTAAGAAATCATTTGGTGATCAAATGGTCTTAAAAGGAATCAGTACAACACTAGAAGCAGGGAAGACAAATTTAATTATTGGTCAGTCTGGATCAGGAAAAACAGTATTTCTTAAATCGCTTTTAGGAATCCATAAAGTAGACAGTGGAACAATTTCTTTTGATGGTCGTATTTATGAGGAAATGAGTGATAATGATCGTCGGGATTTACGTACCGAGATTGGGATGGTTTTTCAAGGAAGTGCTTTGTTTGACTCCATGACTGTCGAAGAAAACATAGGGTTCCCACTTAAAATGTTTTCAAATAAATCAAAAAAAGAAATTAAAGAACGGGTAGATTTTGTAATAGAGCGTGTAAAACTTGTGAATGCTCACCATAAAAAACCAAGTGAAATATCAGGAGGTATGCAAAAACGTGTTGCTATTGCTCGTGCTATCGTTAACAACCCTAAATATTTATTTTGTGATGAGCCTAATTCTGGACTTGATCCTAAAACAGCTATTGTAATCGATAATCTTATTCAAGAAATCACAAAAGAATATAATATTACAACTGTTATTAACACCCATGATATGAACTCTGTAATGGAAATAGGAGATAAAATTGTATTCCTTAAAAATGGTCTAAAAGCATGGGAAGGAGATAAAACTCAAATTTTTAAAACAGATAATGAAGCCGTTACTGATTTTGTTTATTCTTCTGAATTATTTAAAAAAGTTAGAGAAGCTGTATTAAAAGAAGAGCTTTAA
- a CDS encoding MlaE family ABC transporter permease encodes MMLVRYLSQIGRYFLMLREIFKKPTKWSVMENLIFKEIDDLIFDSLGIVSFISFFVGGVVSIQTALNLTNPLIPKYLIGFATRQSVILEFAPTFISIIMAGKMGSFITSSIGTMRVTEQIDALEVMGVNSLNYLVFPKLIALLLYPFVIGLSMFLGIFGGWLAAVYGGFATADEFMSGLQAEFISFHVVYAFIKTFVFAFLLATIPSFHGYYMKGGALEVGKASTVSFVWTSVVIILCNYILTQLLLTN; translated from the coding sequence ATGATGTTAGTAAGATACTTATCTCAAATAGGAAGATACTTCTTAATGCTACGAGAGATCTTCAAAAAACCTACCAAATGGTCGGTTATGGAAAATTTAATTTTTAAAGAAATAGATGATTTAATATTTGATTCTTTGGGAATCGTATCTTTCATCTCATTTTTCGTAGGAGGAGTGGTTTCTATCCAGACTGCTTTAAATCTTACAAACCCATTAATTCCTAAATATTTAATTGGTTTTGCTACAAGACAATCCGTTATTCTTGAATTTGCACCTACTTTTATCTCTATCATTATGGCTGGTAAAATGGGATCTTTTATTACCTCTAGTATTGGTACGATGCGTGTTACGGAACAAATTGATGCGTTAGAAGTAATGGGCGTTAATTCTTTAAACTACTTAGTTTTCCCAAAGCTAATAGCTTTATTGCTATACCCTTTTGTTATTGGCTTAAGTATGTTTTTAGGAATATTTGGAGGATGGCTTGCTGCTGTGTACGGAGGATTTGCGACAGCAGATGAATTCATGTCTGGTTTACAGGCTGAATTTATATCTTTTCATGTAGTATATGCTTTCATTAAAACCTTTGTTTTTGCTTTTTTATTAGCTACCATACCTTCATTTCATGGTTACTATATGAAAGGAGGTGCTCTAGAAGTAGGTAAAGCAAGTACTGTATCTTTTGTATGGACTTCTGTAGTCATTATTTTATGTAATTATATTTTAACTCAACTTCTTTTAACGAACTAA
- a CDS encoding sphingomyelin phosphodiesterase, with protein MKKLLFLLGLLGIVSCSDENVFLLENSEMPAQRLISSSETFSVMSYNVYQIPSVLAQYKSKERAIELQKYISNLGNETPDVLVIQEGFNARFSDDFLAKIKTVYPYMTSLLGLYCTSSKGTLLYPNDWDGYYGDCGNTLFHINGGVIILSKYPILKKYQLVFKNRINSPEGLTNRGVVYAIVQKNGKKYHIMGTHTASEQPGFPGRLTREKQFEEMKDFKESFKIPNSEPVIYAGDMNVEYTLTDEYQKMKAILNGINNYSFNPLTDRGTYSNQNTVVRYQGFKDYNNTLDYILLDKNHKQPDYITPTSRFNAQYFGGDISDHDPVYTRFIFTY; from the coding sequence ATGAAAAAACTATTATTTTTATTAGGTCTTCTAGGCATCGTATCTTGCTCAGATGAAAATGTATTTTTACTTGAAAACTCTGAAATGCCAGCCCAAAGGCTTATTAGCTCTTCTGAAACATTTTCTGTAATGAGTTATAATGTGTATCAAATACCCAGTGTTTTAGCTCAATATAAGAGTAAAGAGAGAGCCATTGAATTACAAAAGTATATCTCAAATTTAGGAAATGAAACTCCTGATGTTTTAGTCATTCAAGAAGGTTTTAATGCTCGTTTTAGCGATGATTTTTTAGCTAAAATAAAAACGGTTTATCCCTATATGACTTCTTTATTAGGTCTTTATTGTACAAGTAGTAAAGGAACTCTTTTATATCCTAATGATTGGGATGGTTATTATGGGGATTGTGGTAATACGCTTTTTCATATTAATGGAGGAGTTATTATCCTAAGTAAATATCCTATTCTAAAAAAATATCAATTAGTATTTAAAAATAGAATTAATTCACCAGAAGGATTAACCAATAGAGGGGTAGTATATGCTATAGTTCAAAAAAATGGAAAAAAATATCATATAATGGGAACTCATACTGCTTCTGAACAACCTGGTTTTCCTGGTAGACTAACACGTGAAAAGCAATTTGAAGAAATGAAAGATTTTAAAGAATCTTTTAAAATTCCTAATTCAGAACCTGTTATTTATGCAGGAGATATGAATGTAGAATATACCTTGACTGATGAGTATCAAAAGATGAAGGCAATCTTAAATGGTATAAATAATTATTCTTTTAATCCACTAACAGATAGAGGTACCTATTCTAACCAAAATACAGTAGTAAGATACCAAGGATTTAAAGATTATAACAATACATTAGATTACATACTATTAGACAAAAACCATAAACAACCTGATTATATAACACCAACCAGTCGTTTTAATGCTCAATATTTTGGAGGAGATATTTCAGATCATGATCCCGTATATACAAGATTTATATTTACCTATTAA
- a CDS encoding glycosyltransferase, whose amino-acid sequence MKYYIVIPAHNEEKFISLTLESLVNQTILPKKVVIVNDNSTDKTGEIVLSYIQKHPWISLVEKKSDAIHLPGSKVIQAFQTGLNTLDEEYDIMVKGDSDLIFPTNYFETILNHFKSDPEIGMAGGFAYIEKNGDWILENLTDKDHIRGAFKAYRKETFKQIGGLKPAMGWDTVDELLCKFYNWKVVTDESLHVKHLKPTGANYNKASRYKQGEAFYSLGYGFLITAIASLKLATRKGKALLFLDYIKGFWKAKIEKKPMLVTSEQAQFVRAYRWKKMKEKLFK is encoded by the coding sequence ATGAAATATTACATTGTCATACCTGCCCATAACGAAGAAAAGTTCATTAGTTTAACTTTAGAATCACTCGTTAATCAAACAATATTGCCTAAAAAAGTAGTAATAGTTAATGATAACTCTACTGACAAAACGGGAGAAATTGTTCTTTCTTATATTCAAAAACACCCTTGGATCTCCTTAGTTGAAAAAAAATCAGACGCTATTCATTTACCTGGAAGCAAAGTAATTCAAGCGTTTCAAACAGGATTGAATACGTTAGATGAGGAATACGATATTATGGTAAAAGGTGATTCAGATTTAATTTTTCCTACTAATTATTTCGAAACTATACTCAATCATTTTAAAAGTGATCCTGAGATAGGTATGGCTGGAGGATTTGCCTACATAGAGAAAAATGGTGATTGGATTTTAGAAAATTTAACAGATAAAGACCATATACGTGGTGCTTTTAAAGCTTATAGAAAAGAAACTTTTAAACAAATAGGCGGATTAAAACCGGCTATGGGTTGGGATACTGTAGATGAATTACTTTGTAAGTTCTATAATTGGAAAGTAGTAACTGATGAATCACTACATGTCAAACATTTAAAGCCCACGGGGGCTAATTATAATAAGGCATCACGCTATAAACAAGGGGAGGCTTTTTACAGTTTAGGCTATGGTTTTTTAATCACGGCAATTGCCTCTTTAAAGTTAGCCACGCGCAAAGGTAAAGCTCTTTTGTTTTTAGATTATATTAAAGGTTTTTGGAAAGCTAAAATAGAAAAGAAACCTATGCTGGTAACTTCTGAACAAGCCCAATTTGTAAGGGCTTATCGTTGGAAAAAAATGAAAGAAAAACTTTTTAAATAG